Genomic window (Salvelinus namaycush isolate Seneca chromosome 10, SaNama_1.0, whole genome shotgun sequence):
TTTGTGTATGTTCTGTGTCAAGTTGCTGTCCATTATCTGCCAGTGGAAGACATCCTGcagcacacagagggacacaAGATGGCTTCTGTCAGTAAGATTTAAGCAGTAGAATATAGAGGGATTTGAAGAACCTCTCCATATTACAAACTGCCTTAAAGCTGAGGGAATTCTCAGGTTACTGAATACAAACTAGGATAGGTTCTTCCAAGAGACAGACACTTTTTGCAACAGCCAAGTCACTTCCTAGAACAAAATACTGTATGTCTAGTGGGACACAAACAAACAAGATGTTTTGTTGTTCTGTCTTCTGGCTGTATGTTTGTCTGGCTCAGCCACTGCCTAAAAGTTTGACTCAATAATTGCTCGGTGTGTATCTAAACCATTAGTTCCAAACAGAGAGAAAGATCTGTTTAGccatcatgccaactccttgttACACCAAACAATGATAAGAACACAAAGAGATCTTGGACCACTGGCCAGGCTAGGATCTGATGGCAGTAGACTAAGTAATAAAATATTACCTAGCCCTATTAATGGCACTGTTCATCATCAAGATAAACTGACGAATGTACTACTTACCATCTGTAGTTTAATATTTGGGTGGCCAACTTTCTGCAGGATTGCAGCCGCTAGGGTGAAAGATTAAACAGTATAAGTAAAACAATTACACTTGTGCAGTGAATGTTGACATTGGTtcacaaatacacatttaaatACTGTAAGTCTTCATTTTGATTGCTTGTCTTTATAGGGCTATGCCTAAAGCCTGGGAATGATGCTATGTTTCAATAAGTTTTGATTCCCAGGCTACCTTGCCATGGAAAAGCATCACTAGCGTTACCCTGATGTGGACTGTCCAGGAAATATCTGGGATCTGTTATCCGTGTGTTGATGGGCTCAATCAGGCCAGTGATGCCCTCCTGAGAGAAAAAAGCACAACACAAAACGGGACTCCTTATTACAAATACTATGGGCCAGACACATATTAAACTTAGTTCTGGACTATAAAGCCCCTTGAATGGAGATTCACATTTGAGAGGACATCGGCAGCATGTTTAAGGTTTTGTACAAAGGTGTCCTCCATTTCCACGGCAATGGTAGCTCGGTCCGCACCCACAGGTACCCTCCCAGCCATCAAGTGGATCCTGAGGAAACATTTAATTTATGAAAGGTTATAAATACCAACACTTTACTTTCTGGCAGGATCCTCTAATAGTCGGCCCacttaagaaaaatataaatcgcaacatgcaaaaatgtctGACTTTATATGAACTAACTCTGTAAAGGAAaacagtcaatttaaatacatttatttggccctatggatttcacgactgggcagGAGCGcaaccatgggtgggcctgggagggcataggcccacccacttgagaGACAGTTTGagccaggcccagtcaatcaAAATAtgattttccccacaaaagggctttattacagacaaaaatactcctTAGGTCCATTAGCTGTCCTGGTAGCTGGtttcagatgatcccgcaggtgaagatgtGGAGGTCCAAGGCTggagtggttacatgtggtctgtggttgtgaggccggttggacaaaattgcatattttagagtgtccttttattgtcccccagcacaaggtgcacctgtgtagtgatcatgctgtttaatcatatttttgatatgccacacctgtcaggtggatggattatcttgtcaaaggacaaatgctcactaacagggatgtaaacaaatgtgagaaaaagcttctttttttttttgcatatggaacatttctgggatctttttgccggctcatgaaacatgggaccaacactttacatgttgcatatagatatatagtgcatttggaaattattcagaccccttgacttttctacatttagccttattctaaaattgattaaatcgtcgtccccctcaatctacacacaataccccataatgacaaagcaaaaccaggtttagactatttttgcaaatgtattaaataaaaactgaaaaatcacatttaaataattattcagaccctttactcaatactttgttaaagcaccttgggcagcgattacagactcgacgctacatgcttggcacacctttatttggggatttctcccattcttctctgcagatcctctcaagctgtgacaggttggaaggggagcatcgctacacagctattttcaggtttctacagagatgttcgatcgggttcaagtccgggctttgtctgggccactcaaggacattcagagacttgtcccaaagccactcctgtgttgtataGTTGCCTACGCGTTTTGTGGTGTACAGTATCTTAAGTCACATGGTGTACAGCAGGGCTATTcaactacactgagtataccaaacattaggaaatccttcctaatattgagttgcaccctccctTTGGCCctctgaacagcctcaatttgtggaggcatggactctacaaggtgttgaaagcgttccacagggatgcaggACCATGTTGACTACAAggcctcccacagttgtgtcaagttggctgtatATCCTTTGTGTACTGGACCATTCATGacacacaagggaaactgttgaacgtgaaaaacccagcagcgttgcagttcttgacacaaaccggtgcgcctggcatgtCCTACCATACCCGGTTCAAAGGCACAAAtcttgtctttcccattcaccctctgaatggcacacatacacaatccatgtctcaaggcttaaaaaatccttctttaacctgtctcctccccttcatctacactgattgaagtagatttaacaagtgacatcaataagggatcatagctttcacctggtcagtctgtcatggaaagagcaggtgttcctaatgctttgtatAATCAGCGTATATTCTTACGGGGGCCAGATTTGAAAAAGGCAATTTATTTACAGTGGGGCCAGACATTTTCTACATGGGATTACTCTTCCTAAAACTGGTATAAAAAACAATGCAAACAATTAAAATGTTATAAAGCACTTTTATAACAATTAAATGTTGCTAAAAGTTCATTTAAGTACTTTAAGATTCAGTGCATCAAATTGTTTAAATAATGGAACACATTTGTACTTAACACAGCTGATCTGCATCATATTAATACATTTCTACTTTCCTGTCCAAACATAACACTGTATTCAgtacaaaaagtgaattgctttgccacatatttttgcagtattactttagtgccttgttgcaaacaggatgcatgtttaggaatatttaactctgtacaggcttccttttcattctgtcaattaggttattattgtggagtaactacaatgatgatccatcctcagttttctactatcacagccattaaactccaactattttaaagtcaccataggtatcatggtgaaatccctgcctttctctccggcaactgagttaggaaagatgcctgtatctttgcagtgactgggtgtattgatacaccatacaaagtgtaattaataacttcaccatgctcaaaggcatattaaatgtctgcttttttgttACCCCTGCAccagtaggtgcccttctttgcgaggcattggaaaacctccctggtctttgtgattgaatctgtgtttgaaatgcactgattgaatgagggaccttacagataattgtatgtgtggggtaaagagatgaggcagtcattcaaaaatcatgtgtAATACTATTATTGCAGACCGAGTGAGTCCATGAAACTTattttgtgacttgttaagcaaatgtttactcctgaacttatttaggcttgccataaaaggggttgaatacttacatttcaccttttcatttttaattaatttgtaaattatgtctaaaaacataattccactgacattatggggtattatgtgtaggccagtgacaaaaatgcgaatttaatccattttaagagtaacaaaatgtggaaagagggGTTTGAttcctttctgaaggctctgtaccgGTTGGCTTTCTTGTGGCGGAAATCGCAGAGAAAAGCAACCATCTCCACCCTAAGCTCACATACTGGCTGCCCTCTTGAGAGCATTATTACCCTTGCTTAGCCACCGAACATCATTATGCAAAAGTAGATCATGATGCTCAGCAGACTACGAAGCAAGCGTTGTTGCAGGCTAGATGTTGATCAGATAAAGTTTGATAGCCATAACTGAGTCCATTAACTTATCGCTGAGTTAAGAGCAAAGCACACTCTGTATCAGGTAGTGTAGTGATCTCATCTGCAGTGAACGCGCAGATAGGCGGGCAAACAGACCCTGTACCCCTGTTagcagctctgattggctataacTGGTATGTTGGGTGACATTGATTAACAGCACTTAATGGGCAGGACTACAGGAAAACAGATTCTCCCATTGGAGAATATTGAACGAGTGCTCCCTTTGACACTAAACATCACATTTctgcatttttttttcttcttcagaaTTGATCAAAGGGCCATTCTACAGTTGATAAACTGGCCGGATCTAGCCCACAGGACGCCAGTTGAATAGCCCTGGTGTACAGTGAAGCTGTTTCAGTCACCTGATGCATAGTGCAGTGGGCTTCAGATGAGCTGTGCTCtcaatcaatgtgtgtgtgtcgctctcaCCTCCTGCAGTCCAGAGCCTTGGCGTACTGCATAGCCAGATCCAGACCCTTTCTGAAGTCCTCCTCTCTGCCAGGAACAGCACCCAGACCAAGATCACCTGCCTTAGCATCTCCTACAAAACACAGTTGTCAAGTCAATGTTCAGAATAAATAGTGGCACATTCTTGTGGAACAGTAGGAGGCATATTTTTACATATAGGTAACGTTAGGTTGAGTTTCCTTCCAAAtgtcaaaaaatgtatttattttgtgtCATGTATATAGCTAGTACTAGTACAGTAGCCTGGGCTGCTGTCAACACTAACATAATAATAGCTAGCTGGCTACACCAGTAACCCTTCTCTGTCTTACCAAGGGGTGTGTTAATCAGCACCACATCAACCCCAGTAGCATTCTTGACTCTCTGGAGCTCCTGTAAATCAGAGTCATACAACCATGCCGCCTCCACAGCCTGAAACCCAGCCGATACAGCAGCATAGATTCTCTGGGTAAACTCTGGCAGATCCGTAAACAACCACGAAAGATTCGCGCAGAATTTTAATGGGGGCATGTTTCTTGTGGGGTGGGCTGGCAAGCTAACGTTAGTCCGCTTGCTAATGTTCAATGGGACAAACGCTCTAAATAGCTAGCTAGAATAGCAGGATTAAAACTCAAGGTCCATTGTCTCAGCTGTCACCTGATGTTGTTTGTTTCTCATGTGATGTCAAATATTGATATAACCGAGCTGCCAGACtggagtgctagctagctagtaaagtTCATTCTTCTCTGTACTGCGACTCATATGTTGCACATGCGCACAACGAAACAAATTGTTTGAGAACACAACGCGCGTGCACTTCCGTGGCCAATTATCAAATCAGTGATTTTGATTGACAGCTATGTTTGCCATGTTCGCAGTTTTCCAGTGAATTGTGCTACTTTGAAAACTTTGTCGCTATTTAGACTGTCATTATGGTGATACCTATTTCCAACCCTTTTTCCATAAAACATATTAATGCATTAGCACTGTTGTACATCAAGCTATAACGGTGActgtgctgccatcctgttagaaggtaacagattattttattacaaatggttaaaatggattttcattgtgttccatggtgttatttgccccctagtggagctttctggtacttagaatgtacgcaaacaggaagtagagaattcgttctgcacgcatagaagcagctaaaaacaacgctacggtgcaagtctttcagtgtagttatttctt
Coding sequences:
- the hyi gene encoding putative hydroxypyruvate isomerase isoform X2, with amino-acid sequence MPPLKFCANLSWLFTDLPEFTQRIYAAVSAGFQAVEAAWLYDSDLQELQRVKNATGVDVVLINTPLGDAKAGDLGLGAVPGREEDFRKGLDLAMQYAKALDCRRIHLMAGRVPVGADRATIAVEMEDTFVQNLKHAADVLSNEGITGLIEPINTRITDPRYFLDSPHQAAAILQKVGHPNIKLQMDVFHWQIMDSNLTQNIHKYFPLIGHIQIAQVPSRNEPDSAGELNFPYLFSLLEELGYQGYIGCEYKPLGSTNEGLGWVKDYLKRNKREDHACKQLPVPAFP
- the hyi gene encoding putative hydroxypyruvate isomerase isoform X1, with translation MPPLKFCANLSWLFTDLPEFTQRIYAAVSAGFQAVEAAWLYDSDLQELQRVKNATGVDVVLINTPLGDAKAGDLGLGAVPGREEDFRKGLDLAMQYAKALDCRRIHLMAGRVPVGADRATIAVEMEDTFVQNLKHAADVLSNEGITGLIEPINTRITDPRYFLDSPHQGNASDAFPWQAAAILQKVGHPNIKLQMDVFHWQIMDSNLTQNIHKYFPLIGHIQIAQVPSRNEPDSAGELNFPYLFSLLEELGYQGYIGCEYKPLGSTNEGLGWVKDYLKRNKREDHACKQLPVPAFP